One region of Populus trichocarpa isolate Nisqually-1 chromosome 4, P.trichocarpa_v4.1, whole genome shotgun sequence genomic DNA includes:
- the LOC7477857 gene encoding uncharacterized protein LOC7477857, which translates to MAGYPGSTVEDEESLYSGKKPQPSATTPMAEVVQNEGGIQKKKSPTLREILGLEDLFSLTTWRASVAELLGTAVLVFALDTIVISTIQTQTKTPNLILSTLVAIIVTILLLATYPISGGHINPIVTFAALLTGLISISKAFIYILAQCVGGIVGALALKAVVNSEIERTFSLGGCTLTVVAPGPEGPTVVGLETGQALWLEIICGFVFLFASVWMAFDHRQAKGLGRVNVLIIVGIVLGLLVYVSTTVTATKGYAGAGLNPARCLGPAIVRGGHLWNGHWVFWVGPAIACVAFAIYTKVIPSQLSHTIE; encoded by the exons ATGGCTGGATATCCAGGGAGTACTGTTGAGGATGAAGAGAGCCTGTATAGTGGGAAAAAACCCCAGCCTTCTGCAACAACTCCAAT GGCAGAGGTAGTTCAAAACGAAGGAGGGATCCAGAAGAAGAAATCCCCGACATTAAGAGAGATATTGGGTTTGGAAGACCTCTTTTCCTTGACG ACATGGAGAGCATCAGTGGCTGAGCTCCTGGGCACAGCTGTTCTTGTTTTTGCACTGGACACCATAGTCATTTCAACAATTCAGACTCAGACAAAGACACCCAACCTTATATTGTCAACCCTTGTTGCCATCATTGTCACAATTCTCCTACTTGCTACCTATCCCATTTCTGGTGGCCACATTAATCCTATTGTCACTTTCGCCGCCTTACTAACTGGCCTTATTTCCATCTCAAAAGCTTTTATCTATATCTTGGCTCAATGCGTTGGTGGCATTGTAGGTGCACTGGCACTAAAAGCGGTGGTCAACAGCGAAATTGAACGAACTTTCTCTCTCGGAGGCTGTACCCTCACCGTTGTCGCACCGGGACCAGAGGGGCCGACTGTGGTAGGTCTGGAGACAGGACAGGCTCTTTGGCTAGAGATAATTTGtgggtttgtttttcttttcgcTTCAGTGTGGATGGCCTTCGATCATCGCCAAGCCAAGGGTTTGGGCAGAGTTAATGTTTTGATCATCGTCGGAATAGTACTGGGCCTTCTCGTGTACGTTTCTACCACAGTCACGGCTACGAAAGGCTACGCCGGGGCAGGGCTGAATCCAGCAAGGTGTTTGGGACCAGCCATTGTTAGAGGGGGCCATCTTTGGAATGGGCATTGGGTGTTTTGGGTAGGGCCAGCTATTGCTTGTGTGGCATTCGCCATATACACAAAGGTCATTCCAAGCCAACTTTCCCACACCATAGAGTAA
- the LOC7453626 gene encoding putative HVA22-like protein g isoform X1, with product MIGSFLSRTLLMIFGYAYPAYECFKAAENNRTDIAQVLFWCRYWILVAMLTVCERVGDHLIFWLPMYSEAKLAFFIYLWHPKTKGTEYVYDCFFRPFVAKHETEIDRNLLEMRVQAEEIALIYWQKAAAYGQTKFFEILQCVSSQSASMPRSDQQQEELNAKNGEPKASSSISEATTEKQPEEHDQLHSSSSASLSQQSHEQASELEEQPGEPMQSSENGDINSPRQETVPKESVQLKHGRWKLFQSPQKPSNS from the exons ATGATTGGATCATTTCTGTCCAGAACCCTTCT TATGATTTTTGGTTATGCCTATCCGGCTTATGAGTGTTTTAAAGCAGCGGAGAACAACAGGACAGATATTGCGCAAGTCCTGTTTTGGTGCCGGTACTG GATTTTAGTTGCAATGCTTACAGTTTGTGAGAGGGTAGGGGATCATCTAATCTTTTG GCTGCCTATGTACAGTGAAGCAAAGCTGGCATTCTTTATATATCTTTGGCATCCGAAAACGAAA GGAACGGAATatgtttatgattgttttttccgGCCTTTCGTGGCAAAACACGAGACTGAGATCGATCGTAATTTGTTGGAGATGAGGGTGCAGGCTGAGGAGATTGCCCTTATTTATTGGCAGAAGGCAGCAGCTTATGGACAGACgaagttttttgaaattttgcagTGTGTTTCTTCTCAGTCAGCATCAATGCCTCGTTCTGATCAG CAGCAAGAAGAGCTAAATGCCAAAAATGGAGAACCTAAGGCATCCAGTTCAATTAGCGAGGCTACAACAGAAAAACAGCCCGAAGAACATGATCAGTTACATTCATCTAGTAGTGCTTCTTTGTCCCAGCAGTCACACGAGCAGGCAAGTGAATTGGAAGAGCAGCCAGGTGAACCGATGCAATCCTCGGAGAATGGAGATATAAATTCTCCACGGCAAGAAACTGTTCCAAAGGAATCTGTCCAGCTAAAACATGGAAGATGGAAACTATTCCAGAGCCCGCAAAAACCGTCAAATTCCTAG
- the LOC7477856 gene encoding uncharacterized protein LOC7477856, translating to MEKGSTSKEEIRTSGGNGQVLDGSDIMELVGNEEVFSSFVDHKFQELDRDRDGKLSVKELEPAVADIGAALGLPAQGSSPDSDHIYSEVLNEFTHGKQEKVSKTEFKGVISDFLQGMAAGLKRDPIVILRMDGEDLLEFIKGPGYEAEMVSLFSQLESPGGSLHHHIVKALEQLTVDQGMPPSSDSWVMSNIVEPALQSCAGQDQDKPPSQETFLVEFKKVAQCVAQRLKEQPVIVAHSENTFDGSGIKRLLSNKFELDKNLNTAIENVPKDRNGKISKEYLRVALDTVAPSADLPPVGAIHEMDNVISEMLKMMNADDGKLVKEDEFKKVLTEILGSIMLQLEGSPISISSNSVVHEPLANSSSTFLQPPS from the exons ATGGAGAAGGGTAGCACAAGCAAGGAAGAGATAAGAACAAGTGGAGGAAATGGACAGGTTCTAGACGGTTCAGATATAATGGAGTTGGTTGGGAATGAAGAGGTGTTTAGCAGTTTTGTGGATCATAAGTTCCAAGAGCTGGATAGGGATAGAGATGGTAAGCTCTCTGTGAAAGAACTTGAACCCGCTGTTGCTGATATTGGTGCTGCCCTTGGCTTGCCTGCGCAGGGTTCTTCTCCCGATTCTGATCACATCTACTCTGAG GTTCTAAATGAATTCACACATGGCAAGCAAGAGAAAGTGAGCAAGACTGAATTTAAAGGAGTTATATCAGATTTTCTTCAAGGCATGGCTGCTGGTTTGAAGCGAGACCCTATAGTCATCCTCCGTATGGATGGGGAGGACCTCTTAGAGTTCATTAAAGGACCTGGTTATGAAGCAGAAATGGTGTCCTTATTTTCCCAGTTGGAATCACCTGGTGGATCACTCCATCATCACATTGTCAAAGCTTTGGAACAGCTTACTGTTGatcaaggaatgcctccatcTTCAGATTCCTGG GTAATGAGTAACATTGTGGAACCAGCTTTACAATCTTGTGCTGGTCAAGATCAGGACAAGCCCCCTTCTCAAGAGACATTCTTGGTGGAGTTCAAGAAAGTGGCACAGTGTGTAGCACAACGTCTGAAAGAGCAGCCTGTGATCGTTGCACACAGTGAAAACACCTTTGATGGAAGTGGAATTAAGAGACTTTTATCCAACAAATTTGAATTAGACAAG AATCTAAACACGGCAATAGAAAATGTGCCAAAAGATCGCAATGGGAAAATATCCAAGGAGTATTTGCGTGTGGCGCTAGATACGGTCGCTCCATCAGCTGACCTGCCTCCAGTTGGTGCAATTCATGAG ATGGACAACGTAATAAGCGAGATGCTTAAGATGATGAACGCAGATGATGGGAAACTGGTTAAAGAAGATGAGTTTAAGAAGGTGTTGACAGAAATCTTGGGAAGTATAATGTTGCAGTTAGAGGGCAGCCCCATCTCAATCTCTTCAAATTCTGTTGTCCACGAGCCCCTCGCTAATTCCTCCTCTACATTTTTGCAGCCACCTTCCTAG
- the LOC7453626 gene encoding putative HVA22-like protein g isoform X2, with the protein MIGSFLSRTLLMIFGYAYPAYECFKAAENNRTDIAQVLFWCRYWILVAMLTVCERVGDHLIFWLPMYSEAKLAFFIYLWHPKTKGTEYVYDCFFRPFVAKHETEIDRNLLEMRVQAEEIALIYWQKAAAYGQTKFFEILQCVSSQSASMPRSDQQEELNAKNGEPKASSSISEATTEKQPEEHDQLHSSSSASLSQQSHEQASELEEQPGEPMQSSENGDINSPRQETVPKESVQLKHGRWKLFQSPQKPSNS; encoded by the exons ATGATTGGATCATTTCTGTCCAGAACCCTTCT TATGATTTTTGGTTATGCCTATCCGGCTTATGAGTGTTTTAAAGCAGCGGAGAACAACAGGACAGATATTGCGCAAGTCCTGTTTTGGTGCCGGTACTG GATTTTAGTTGCAATGCTTACAGTTTGTGAGAGGGTAGGGGATCATCTAATCTTTTG GCTGCCTATGTACAGTGAAGCAAAGCTGGCATTCTTTATATATCTTTGGCATCCGAAAACGAAA GGAACGGAATatgtttatgattgttttttccgGCCTTTCGTGGCAAAACACGAGACTGAGATCGATCGTAATTTGTTGGAGATGAGGGTGCAGGCTGAGGAGATTGCCCTTATTTATTGGCAGAAGGCAGCAGCTTATGGACAGACgaagttttttgaaattttgcagTGTGTTTCTTCTCAGTCAGCATCAATGCCTCGTTCTGATCAG CAAGAAGAGCTAAATGCCAAAAATGGAGAACCTAAGGCATCCAGTTCAATTAGCGAGGCTACAACAGAAAAACAGCCCGAAGAACATGATCAGTTACATTCATCTAGTAGTGCTTCTTTGTCCCAGCAGTCACACGAGCAGGCAAGTGAATTGGAAGAGCAGCCAGGTGAACCGATGCAATCCTCGGAGAATGGAGATATAAATTCTCCACGGCAAGAAACTGTTCCAAAGGAATCTGTCCAGCTAAAACATGGAAGATGGAAACTATTCCAGAGCCCGCAAAAACCGTCAAATTCCTAG